The window AGCTCGCGACTCAATTGCACTGTGTTGCCATGTATCAGGCGCTGCCATCCAGTGTTGATAAGGCGCAGCCGGATGCTGAGCAAATCCAGTGGCTGGCCAAAGCATTGGCGCCGCAGGATGTCCAACTCTATTACCAAATCGCGCTCAAAGGCCGTGATGATCTGGCGCTGTCACCAACCCCGCGTATCGGGATTGAGATGATTGCGCTGCGTATGATGGCATTTCGTCCCTCACAGACCTCGCTGGCGAATGTAATTGCGCCGCAGCCTGCTGCACAGAAGATTGCCCAGCCGCAATCGGCTCCAGCGGCTATGACACACGCTCCGGCCGCTCAGCCGCAGGTACCGGCCATGCAGGCGGCTCCGGCTCAAACGGCGCCGCAGTCTTCACAACCGGCGTCCGGCTATGCTCCGTCTACTCAGCCAAGCATGCCTGCGAACCCACAAAGCATGCCAGCCAATTCGACGGAAAGCGGTGGCTATCAGCCGCCAATGCCATCTGAGAGTCCGGCTCCTGCACCACAACCAGCGCCAGAGCAGCCGGTTCAGACCACCCCGCAACAAGCTCCGCCGGCATCACCGGTTGCAGGGCTGCGCCATCAACTGCGCTCGCAGCGTCAGGGACTGGCGCAAAAGGGTAACGACGGAAAAAAGTCTGATGCGACATCTGCCAAGCCGGTTTCGGTTTCTTGAGCGTGTAGCCCAGCGTGGTCAGCATGCCGCGCAGATGTCGCCTTATTCTGCGCAGCAGACCGAAGATCAAGCGCCGAGTGATGAAGCTTACCAATGGCGTCCGATGCAAGAAGCCCCGGTTGAAGCGCCACAAAAAAATGAGCTGACTCCAACTCAGATTAAACGCGCGCTGGAGCATGAAAAAACGCCGGAGATGACGCAAAAGCTTATCGATGAGGCGAATGCCCAAGATGAGTGGGCCGCCCTGATCCAGCGCCTCAATACGCCTAAGCTGGTGGAGCAATTAGCGCTCAACTCGACTTACCGTAAACAGGGGGCAACCATTGAGCTGACTTTGCGTCCGACTCATGCCCACCTCAACACCGACCGTGCCCAGAGTGAACTTCTGCAGGCATTGAATGACCAACTTAATGAAGAGTGTCAACTGTCGGTGACTATCGGTGAAGAGGGCGAAACGCCGCTGGAATTGAGAGAGCGCCTGTATCAGAGCAAACTTTCACAGGCGATTGATAACCTTGTGGCGGATCCTAACGTACAATTTATTGAACGACGTTTTAGCGCTGCTCTCGATAAAGACAGTGTTAGACCGATATAACTGCGACTGTGGACTTGAGATTTCGCTCAATTACCCCCACAGTATGTGAAACAATGAGATAAACCAGAGAGACAAAGATGTTTGGTAAAGGCGGAATGGGCAACCTGATGAAGCAAGCCCAACAGATGCAAGATCGCATGCAAAAGCTTCAAGAAGAAATTGCAAACATGGAAATCACCGGTGAATCTGGTGCTGGCCTGGTTAAAGTCACTATCACTGGCAGTCACAGCGTACGTCGTGTCGAAATCGACGACAGCCTGATGGAAGATGACAAAGAAATGCTGGAAGACCTGATTGCTGCAGCATTTAACGATGCGGCGCGTCGCGTTGAAGAAACTCAGAAAGAAAAAATGGCAAGCGTTACCGGCGGTATGCAACTACCACCGGGTATGAAAATGCCGTTTTAATTACGAGTCAGTTTAATGCGCACCAGTCATATGCTGGAGCATTTGATGGAGGCCTTACGTTGTCTGCCTGGGGTTGGCCCCAAGTCAGCGCAGCGTATGGCCTTTCATTTGTTGCAGAGGGACCGTAAAGGTGGCCTGCAACTGGCAGATGCTCTGAGTCAGGCAATGGTTGAAATCGGCCATTGCAGCGAATGTCGCACCTTCACTGAAGAGGACATTTGCCATATTTGTCAAAATCCGAAGCGTCAGGAAAACGGCCAGATCTGTGTGGTGGAAAGCCCGGCAGATATTGCGGCGGTAGAAGCCACAGGTCAGTACTCCGGTCGCTATTTCGTGCTGATGGGCCACCTGTCACCGCTGGATGGTATCGGGCCGAGTGATATTGGCCTGGACGTGCTGGATTTTCGCCTGCAACGTGGTGACGTGACCGAAGTGATTCTGGCCACCAACCCGACGGTGGAAGGTGAAGCAACGGCGCACTACATCGCAGAGCTGTGCCGCGAGCACGATGTTTCAGCCAGCCGTATTGCCCACGGCGTACCGGTTGGCGGTGAACTGGAGCTGGTCGACGGGACCACCCTGTCTCACTCGCTGCTGGGCCGACAAAAACTGTAATAAAAAACCGCGCATCATGGCGCGGTTTTTTAATCTCTCAATCTGAGCTGCGTTGCGCGTAAGGCTCAGGTCAGCTGTTCCAGTTCGGTAATATTGTCCAGTGCCTGCTGATTAGTGCTGCCGCACACACTCGGGCATGGTTTGAACTGGTGGCACACCTTAGGGCGCTCCGCCTTGCCAAACAGCTTACATAAATTGTCATCATTGAGCTGAATACAGCGTACACCGGCTGGCTTACCATCGGGCATACCTGGAATCGGGGAAGAAATACTTGGTGCAATACAGCACGCGCCGCAACCCAGTCTACATTCCATCATTTACCTACTTCTGTGTGTTCGCTCAATAAGGGCGGCGATCCTAACAGAAATCGTCGCTGCCCGCAGCGGGATTGCAGAATATTTATCCTTGAACTTTGTAGGGCAGGAGGGTATAAATCGTCCCCCTGAAACAAGACAGGAAAAACAGACGTTATGAGTACTCCATTTTGGCAAAGCAAAACCCTGGATCAAATGACCGAAGCAGAGTGGGAGTCGCTGTGTGACGGTTGCGGCAAATGCTGCCTGCACAAGCTGATGGATGAAGACTCAGACGAGGTGTATTACACCAATGTCGCGTGCAGCTGGCTGAACAGCAAAACCTGTTCTTGTAAAGATTACCCGAACCGCTTCAGTTCAGGCGAAGAGTGTCTCAAACTGACCCGCGACAAGATCGATGAATTTCACTGGCTGCCGGATACCTGTGCTTACCGCCTTCTGGCCGACGGTCAAACCCTGCCGGAGTGGCACCCGCTGATCACCGGCTCCAAAGCCGCGATGCACGCCGCCGGCGAAAGCGTACGCAATAAAGTGGTGTACGAGATTGACGTGGTGGACTGGGAAGATCACATTTTGAATCACCCTTCGCGCCAGTAGGTGTATCAAGGCGCGATAAGGCTTTAATCAATGCCTTATCGCCATAAATCGCCTCAAAACGCACATTTTACTATTCTCTGCCGCCACTTTGTCGCCACTATTTTGGATACAAACAACTTAATGATTTTTTATCGTGGTACTCCGGAAGTCTGAAAGTTTAAATTTGGTTCAATAGACAAAGAGTGAGTTATACGGATGAGCTTTATCGCGGAGTTTATAGCTAGATCTGAATGTTCTATCTTTGGTTGATACTTAATGTCGCCATGAGCGATATTGTTTCTTTAGGTACGAACTTTCTCTAAGTTTTTGAATAAAGTTATATCGATATCGTTGTGCAATTCGAGCATGTTGGTGATTATGTTTATGGTATAAGTGCTATCCTGTCTTCAACTTCACGCATGGTGAATTGTTCAAAAGCAAATGCTTCGCCTTTTGTAGCAAAGCGTTTACGGATGCGTTTACAACCACGACCAGTAGGGTAGCACTCACAAAGGCAAGGCTTTTTGTTGCCGTCTTTTAGGTTTCGGGTAGCCATAGAAATACCGATATGCTGTTTTTATGTACGGTATGTCGACGAGATGAGATCTTCAATGTTTAAAATCGGTGGATGCGAACAATGCTTTAACTATTTAGACTCACTATCACCTTCATCTTGAAGGTGCATATTTGCTTGCCTGTGTACACTCAACCGGTCTTTTAATTCTTCTTTTGAATAATTGGTACCATCAACGTAGGTATTATCTATAAACGTAATTTAACTCGCCTTTTGGGTTTTCTTGCTATCCACGCAACGATTATTGCAGCGATAGATTCCCATGGAATTGAGTCAATAAAGAGCAACCCCTGATCAAAATACGGTGATACGGAAAAATTTCTCTTTCAGAGAAACGAATTCCACTGGACTCCAAAAAACTTGTAATTTCGTCTTTGTTGTTTGGTAGTTTTGATTGTTTCTGCTTTTAACTAATTACTCGCTTCAATATGCTTCCAGATTGTTTCGCAAAGCTCATTGAGTTCATCGGTAAGTGACCATTCAAACTCTTCATCTTGCATGATCGCTACTGCTGTTTGGCAGAACTTAACTTTATCTTTGATAGTGCCAGACTTATCTGAGTAGAAACTCCGTTCAGTCCCTTTTGGCTTATCGACGTACCGTTCAAGTATTCTCCCAATACCTTCTTTATCCGTTTCGAACCTATCGTCGTTAATATTGCTTATGTTGAAGGTACAATCATCTTTCCCATTGAAGGTGTCCCAGCGCTTTTGAGCAGTTTTTAGTAATATTGAATGAGGGATATAGTTTTCTATCTCTTTCCATTTCAATAGGATGAAGTTGTCGCTTAAATTTTGCTGTAGTGTTTCTACTCGATCGCCTTTTGAATCAATGTCTGCATCTGCAATTAATAGTATTTTATTGTTCAGTTTCTTCGCAGGTGTAGTAGAGGTTGAGTCCGACTGCTCGTTGTCGCCAAAGTACCAGTGGGTGATGTTGCTTCCTTGGTACTCTGTAAATACGAAGTGTAAGTTTTCATGGTAGCTTGAAAGTTTATTCGCTCGTTCTTCGTCACCTTTTTCCTTCAACTGGTCTATATATTTCTTGAGATAAGTCCTTAGGTAGAGTTTGTCCGTAATACCTTCGACCCAGATTGAACAGTTAGCCAGAAGAAACAGATGATGCCCGAACGCCCAAATCTGAGAGTAGTTCTTCAAATTTACTGGCAGGGGTTACTATTGATTCCCCATTTTCCTGACTAACTTGTTGAATAGAAATGTCATCTCGTTCTTGTGCTATGTCTAAGAAATGGTTGGAGTGAGTTGTCATGAAAAACATATGTTCTTCGTGGCCACCGTATGTTTCGATCAGTGTTCTCTGGAGTCCGGCATGTAGATAGTGTTCGGGCTCTTCTATAAAGAACATCGTCGGACTCTCTGCCATAAATACGGGATAAGTCAACATTATTATTGATTGGATTCCGTCACCTAGGTTGAATATCTGTCGTTCTTCTTTGTCACCTTCCTTGAAGTAAACAATATCTTCACCGATTCTTGGAACTAGTGAAATCTCTTGACCAAAGAAAAAGTTGCGAGATAGATATAGCTCATACTCTCGGACTCGTTGTCTTTGCTGATGAGTACCCAAAAGATGACGTTTGAGATCTTCGTAAAGACTATGACCAGTAAATAGATTGTCATTTATATTTGACTTAGGAAAGTAATCTTTAACCGTCCGAGCACAAAAAAGGTCGTCTTCATGAATATGGCGAAGGCTTCTAATTGTAGGGATATATACAGAACTCCAAGATATTTTCGATATCTCTGGTATTACATCCTTAGCTATCTCATCTTTATTTATAAAGCTTTGTACCAAAGTATCATAAACGTAATTTTCAGATGCGGTAGAACTTCTCGAAGGCTCTAATTTTTCTAATATAAGACTAGAAATATTCAGATAACAGAGCGGTTTTCGCGATTTTAAAATATTTTCTGCAGATGAAATAAAATTACTAAGACCGAAACCAGTCTGGTTTCTTAATGGATTATCTACGTGGTAACCTTGCTTTTTCCATCTATTGACGATGATTTCAATTGGAAGTAAATCGGAATCGAAAAAAGGTTTTTTTTTGTCTAAGGAAAATAAGTTTCTCAACATTCGGCTTTTACCAGAATTGTTGGGGCCGATGTAGAAATTGATTTGTTTAGCTGATGTTATATGCCACTGTTGTGGATATGTATTACCAGAAGAAAACGCGATTTTATTGATATGGTTTGTTATTTTCATGTTGTATTACTTATCTTCTTAACCAAGGTTTGTCATCAACTTCGCGAGGACAAATTTTTTCACAAGAAAGCGCCTTCCTTTTGGTGGCAAAGCGCTTGCGAATTCTTTTGCCTGACGGACCTTGCGGGGAGAACTCACAAAACCAAGGCTTCTCGCTGTTCTCTTTAAGGTTTCGTATGGATAAATATGGAATTATTTGAAGAAAAAACTCATTATTTCTATAAACAGGTACACGATTAGCAATCCAGTGAGGACGCCGAAAATTGAGTGGCGAGCCGACCATAAAATATAACCTTTGGAGGTTACAACTTTTTCAAAATGAGCGTTCTCAATCTTATCGACGATGTCTTCACAGGTTTCTTGCAGAGAAAATTTCAGTTTAGATCTGTTTTCTGGTGATGTGTCATCTGCTAGATAGCTTTCAACATCGAATCCATAAAGTGGCGTTATTTCACCTTCATCGATAAACTTACATGAAGAAAGTTGGTTTAGCTGTTTGATTTTCCAGCTTATTCGAGCAATTTTTGCATTGTAACGTTCTTCTTGGTAGAGAGGGCCGTCTTCTTTCTCTAACCACTTAAAATCTGATAACGAGGTAAGCAAATCTACCAGCTCATCTTTTTTTGATGAAATTGCGGATCTTTTTATGCTGTGATGGTGGATAAACAGGCTTATAATCCAGCTAATGAATACCCACTCAAATTTGAACCAACTACCCATCAGTTAGACGCTTTTTCTCTGCTGCTACAATTCTTTCATTGGCTATGGTGACAAAATTCTCCACATGATCATGCTGAATTGTTAGCTTTCTGTCTAAGACATCTTTAGTGAAACCAGCACGGGAAATGAGGCCACCGAATGCTTCATCTAAAAATGAACGTCCATATCTGTTGTACCCAGTCAAGTCTACGATTACATGGTCATATTCATTGAGTGCAGGGACCAAAATGTTTTTTCTGAAAACCTCGCCAGCTGTAAACTCGCAGCCAGGCGCATCTTTTTCGTAGCGACCTTTAGGTCTAGGATGAAAGTCTTCAGTTACAGTAATTTTTTTAACAGAGTTCATCTAAATTTATACTCCATTGTAGCAATGTACCTGATAGTTTCGTTTTGGTATTCGAATCTTGAATGCTCTTCTTCGCTACCCTTATTGTATTGGTAGCAACCCTTGTTACTAAATATCAGCAAACGGCTATCTGGATCTTTAGTTACCACATCTTTTATTGAAACGCTTCCTTGACCATGATTCGCATCATCAATCCGCGTGATCTCATGCATCATAGAGGCATAGATTAAGCCAGAGTCACCAATTGTATCTCTTAAAGGTGCAACATACGACTTCATACTTCGGAGTAAGCCTCTGACTGCACCAACCTTGTTTAGATTGCTGTCTTCACCAAGGATTAGCTCCCTGTATTCTTTCGGATAGTGCTTTTTTACCCGATTTTGGAACACTTGGCTATCTTCGAATGACAAAGGGATGCCTCGTCCTCGATCATAGATTGCCAGATACATGTAACGGTCTTGCTTGGATACATAATTACGTCCAATAGAGCAAATAAGCCACCATCTTTTACTTGAATCTAGTGGTTCATTGGGATACGCGTGACGACCTACATTTTCTAGAGTTTCGATGATGGCTTGTGAAATTCTAGACTCGATATTTGGGGGAATATCACCGTCATAGTATTTGTCTCGTATTGCATCTACGAGAGCTTCAGATAGCTCATCGAATTCCTGGTTACTACCGCTAATAACAGGGATTCGTGGTATATCCGCATTGAACATTTCTGTTCTTCTTTCTGCTGCAGGCAGAAAAGAGCCTGCGTCGCGGATTAACCAGTTTACACTCGGAGATTTTTTCGACCAGATAATGGATATCTTTGCTTCATATTTGTCTTGCAGAGCCACGATTAAAAGAAACATTGGTAACCGAGCAACTACTGTTTCTTCGAAAGAAAGGTAAATGTGTTTATGCAATTCCAAAAGTGTTTCAAGCTGTATGAAGAAAGCTGACAATTCGTCATTAAGTCCATTATCGGACAAATCGAGTTGTTTTGGAGCTGGTAACACCGGTTTCCTAAACAAAGTACTAATCTGGAAATGACTAGAAATTTGAGTGCTACCGGTACCTTCAAAAACTGTACGGTGTTTATTATTTGATGTTCTCAAATATCGCTTGGCATTGAGACTGT is drawn from Vibrio sp. CDRSL-10 TSBA and contains these coding sequences:
- a CDS encoding YbaB/EbfC family nucleoid-associated protein, with protein sequence MFGKGGMGNLMKQAQQMQDRMQKLQEEIANMEITGESGAGLVKVTITGSHSVRRVEIDDSLMEDDKEMLEDLIAAAFNDAARRVEETQKEKMASVTGGMQLPPGMKMPF
- the recR gene encoding recombination mediator RecR, whose product is MRTSHMLEHLMEALRCLPGVGPKSAQRMAFHLLQRDRKGGLQLADALSQAMVEIGHCSECRTFTEEDICHICQNPKRQENGQICVVESPADIAAVEATGQYSGRYFVLMGHLSPLDGIGPSDIGLDVLDFRLQRGDVTEVILATNPTVEGEATAHYIAELCREHDVSASRIAHGVPVGGELELVDGTTLSHSLLGRQKL
- a CDS encoding YkgJ family cysteine cluster protein; protein product: MECRLGCGACCIAPSISSPIPGMPDGKPAGVRCIQLNDDNLCKLFGKAERPKVCHQFKPCPSVCGSTNQQALDNITELEQLT
- a CDS encoding YcgN family cysteine cluster protein codes for the protein MSTPFWQSKTLDQMTEAEWESLCDGCGKCCLHKLMDEDSDEVYYTNVACSWLNSKTCSCKDYPNRFSSGEECLKLTRDKIDEFHWLPDTCAYRLLADGQTLPEWHPLITGSKAAMHAAGESVRNKVVYEIDVVDWEDHILNHPSRQ
- a CDS encoding AAA family ATPase, yielding MKITNHINKIAFSSGNTYPQQWHITSAKQINFYIGPNNSGKSRMLRNLFSLDKKKPFFDSDLLPIEIIVNRWKKQGYHVDNPLRNQTGFGLSNFISSAENILKSRKPLCYLNISSLILEKLEPSRSSTASENYVYDTLVQSFINKDEIAKDVIPEISKISWSSVYIPTIRSLRHIHEDDLFCARTVKDYFPKSNINDNLFTGHSLYEDLKRHLLGTHQQRQRVREYELYLSRNFFFGQEISLVPRIGEDIVYFKEGDKEERQIFNLGDGIQSIIMLTYPVFMAESPTMFFIEEPEHYLHAGLQRTLIETYGGHEEHMFFMTTHSNHFLDIAQERDDISIQQVSQENGESIVTPASKFEELLSDLGVRASSVSSG
- a CDS encoding STAS-like domain-containing protein, with amino-acid sequence MNSVKKITVTEDFHPRPKGRYEKDAPGCEFTAGEVFRKNILVPALNEYDHVIVDLTGYNRYGRSFLDEAFGGLISRAGFTKDVLDRKLTIQHDHVENFVTIANERIVAAEKKRLTDG